The stretch of DNA CTTTTTAATGTTGTTTATATCGTTATGTTCAACGAGCCTAAACAGCATTACAATATTAAAATGGCAGCCAGTAATCCAATAATAATAACTACAAATTTCTTTAGGTGAAACTTGTGTCCTTCACTGGTTTCAAAAAGAATGGTGGTTGATACATGTAGTAAAATACCAACAGCTAAAGCATTAAGAATAGAAACGTTGTTCAGTAAACTACTTCCATACGTTGATGCTAAAAATAAGCCAATTGGAGCTGTAGCACTAAAAATTGTAGTTGAAATTAAGGTACTTGTGAAAGAATTTTTATTGCTTAACAATAGCGTAACCAAAATAATAACGATTGGTATTTTATGAATTAATATTCCAATTAATAATGAGGTATTGTCGCTATGGTTGTGATGCGCATGATTGGATTCTACTAAAGCCATTCCCTCTACAAATGAGTGTAAACACAAACTCAAGAACAAGGCAAAGGGAAAAATCTTTTTTTCTTTATCAGGATGATAATGACCATGTTCAATACCTTTTGAGAAATACTCTAATAAGACTTGTAAAACAAAACCGACTAAAATAAAAACGCCAATATTGTATGAGTAGTCGTGATATAGTTCGGGTATTAAATGTAAAAAGCATATAGCCAATAAAAAGGCTCCACTAAAAGAAAGTAATAACTTTAAGTTAGAAGTTAATTTAGGCTTTAGAAATAAAATTACAATCCCTGTAATTAAAGGAACAAAAAGTAGTGTTAGGTATGTGTAAATTAACTCCATTATTTTTTTGCAATAATAATCAATCTTTCAGAGTTTTCTTCATCAAATGGATTTAATGAATAGTCGCCAAAAATAGCTTCTAAAGTTAATCCCGCTTTTTTCAGGTAATTTTTGAAATTAGTTAATTGGATTAGTTTAACACGTTCTGTAAAATGAAAATCGGTATTGTTATCGTTAAATTTTATGTGCTTAATAATAAAGTTGTTATCTAGTTCTTTGGTAATGTCGAAGGTAATGTGTTCAACTTTTTTTGTCTCAATAGTTTTAAGGTTTGATAACGTATGTTTCACATTTAAAAAATCAATAACCAAAACGCCACCTTTTTTTAAACTACTAGCCATTGCATCAATTGATTGTTGGTTATCGTTTTCATCCGAAAAATAACCAAAGCTGGTAAATAAATTAAAAGCACAATCGTAATAATCCAATTTAAGAGGCTTTCTAATGTCGTTTATGAAAAAATTAAGGGTATTATTTTGGTATTGTTTGGCATCTATAATGCTGTTTTCCGATAAATCAAAAGCATCGGTTTTGTATCCTAATTTATTAATGTAGATAGCATGCCTACCTTTTCCACAAGCGATATCAAGCATTTTGCAAGTTGGACTAGGTTTTAAGTAATGTATAAGATTGTTTATAAAGTGTTCGGCTTCAACATAATCTCTATTTTTATAGAGTAAATGGTAGTAATGAGAATCAAACCATTCTTCAAACCAGCTATTTTTATCTTGGTTAATTTCCATTTTTAAACTATCTTTCAATCCACAAAAATAGGTTATTCTATATTAAATGAACTTGCGTAATTTTTTTATTTTGTTGTTCTTAATGAGTGCTTTCCTTTTAAAAGGGCAGTTTTCGAAACCTTTTGTGAAAAATTATACACCAAAAGATTACAACGCGTTTTTTCAAAATTGGGATGCTGTTCAAGACAAAAAGGGAGTAATGTATTTTGCCAATAATTATGGTGTATTGGTTTTTTCGGGTAACAAATGGGATGTAATAGGAGCTCCAAATGGTTCAATAATACGTTCGTTGGTTTTAAATAATGAAGGAAAAGTTGTTGCAGGTGGTTATAACGAAATAGGTATTATTGAGAGCGATAAACAGGGTAATCCTGCTTTCAACTCGATTACCACTTCTTTAGCCGAAGAATTTCAAGATTTTGGTAGTGTTTGGAACATTGTTCAACTAAAAAACAGCACATATTTTTCGACCGATAGGTATATTTTGAAATATGAAAACAACAAACTAAGTAAAGTGGCTGATAAGGGAGGTAAGTTGTTTTCCAAAGTAGGGAGTACTATCTATCTTTCTACTGATTCGTCGGGGTTGATGAAATTCGAAAATGAACAGCTTCAAGAATTGCCTCGAGGTAACTTTTTTAGTAAAATGAAAATTTATGCGGTAGTTGAAAATAGAAATGGTATAATGGTTGTAACCAAAGACGACGGATTATATTTTTACTCTACCGATACCATTTACGAAGTTGGAGATGCTAAAACTAAAGCTATTTTTAAGCAATCTGATTTATATTCTGCTGCGGTTCTTCCTGATGGTAATATTTGTATTTCAACACTTAAAAATGGTGTGATAATACTGAATCAAATTGGAGAGATAGAAGAGATTTTTAACAAGCAAAGTGGTGTTCAACATCAAACTTGTTGGAAAACCTTTTTCGATAAACAAGGGAATTTGTGGTTGATGTTGGATAAAGGAATTACAAAAATAGAATACAACAGTCCTTTTTCTAGTTACAATACCAATGGAGAAATTGAAGGAACGATAATGAGTATTGCTAGGTTCAATAACAATATGTTTGTAGCTACTTCGGTTGGATTGTATCAGTCTAAAACCACCACAACGCCATTTGGAGATAAATTAGAGTTTAGACTAATTCCTGATATTAAATCTCAATGTTGGGATTTGCTTGAAATTAATGACAGAATATTGGTTGCTAGTAGTGGAGGAGTATTTGGTATCAATAAACAAGACCAAGTAATTCGGTATAATAATGATATTGTTTATGTGCTAAAAAAATCGAGTTATTATTCTAATTTAATTTTTACTGGTAGAGAAGATGGGCTTTCATTGGTTAATTTTAATCAAGGATGGAAAGAAGATAAGATACTTGAGGTAAATACACAAGTAAGAAGTATTTACGAAGAAACAGAGCAAAACATTTGGTTAGGAACTTATGTAAATGGAGCGATTAATTTTAACTATCAATTAACGGATGATTTTAAATTATTATCGTCAAAAGCTAAAAATTATAGCTACGACGAGGGGTTAAAAGGGCTAGAAGTAGATGTGTTTAATTACAACAATGAAGTTGTTTTTAGTACCGATATTGGGTTGATGAAAAAAAAGGTAAAAAATGGAAAAATCATTTTTTACCCTGATACCACGCTCGGCAAATCGTTCTCTAATTCAACCAGATTAGTTTATAGATTAATGGAAGACAATTTCCATAACGTATGGATGTATGCTCCAATTAGTGGAGTAGTTAATAATGAACCATTGGGGTTTGTAAAGGAGCACAACGATAATTACAGCTTTAATTACCAACAGTTTAATAGATTGCCACAAGGAATTATTTATGCCATTTATCCAGATTATAACAGCGATGTTTGGCTGGGAGGAGTTGAGGGGTTGTTTAAATACAATCATCTTAAAAATTCGGTAAAGTATAATGCTATTTTTTATACTCTATTAAATAAAGTTAGTATTTCTAATGATTCTATTATCCATGTAGGAGTTTTTGGATTACCAAAATCTACGTATGAGATTAACTACGAAAACAACAATATTCAATTTGAATTTAGTTGTACCAATTTTTTAAACGAACAACAAAATCAATTTCAATATAAACTAGAAGGTTTTGATGACGATTGGTCGGAATGGACTACTGAAAGCAAAAAACAATACACCAATTTATTTGAAGGAAATTACACCTTTAAAGTTCGTTCTAGAAATGCCTTTAATGACCTCGGAATAGAAACTGTTTTTCGGTTTAAAATAATTCCACCATGGTACAGAGGCTGGTTGGCTTACGTAGTATATGTTTTAGCTCTTGCTTTATTTATATGGTTTATTGTAAAGCTAAGTGTTTATCGGTTAAAACTTGCCAATTTAAAATTAGAAGGAATTATTAAGTTAAGAACAAAAGAAATTAGGGAGAAAAATGAGCAGTTGTTAGATGCTTTAACAGATATAAAAGATAGTATAAACTATGCTAAAAGATTAC from Flavobacteriales bacterium encodes:
- a CDS encoding ZIP family metal transporter is translated as MELIYTYLTLLFVPLITGIVILFLKPKLTSNLKLLLSFSGAFLLAICFLHLIPELYHDYSYNIGVFILVGFVLQVLLEYFSKGIEHGHYHPDKEKKIFPFALFLSLCLHSFVEGMALVESNHAHHNHSDNTSLLIGILIHKIPIVIILVTLLLSNKNSFTSTLISTTIFSATAPIGLFLASTYGSSLLNNVSILNALAVGILLHVSTTILFETSEGHKFHLKKFVVIIIGLLAAILIL
- a CDS encoding class I SAM-dependent methyltransferase is translated as MEINQDKNSWFEEWFDSHYYHLLYKNRDYVEAEHFINNLIHYLKPSPTCKMLDIACGKGRHAIYINKLGYKTDAFDLSENSIIDAKQYQNNTLNFFINDIRKPLKLDYYDCAFNLFTSFGYFSDENDNQQSIDAMASSLKKGGVLVIDFLNVKHTLSNLKTIETKKVEHITFDITKELDNNFIIKHIKFNDNNTDFHFTERVKLIQLTNFKNYLKKAGLTLEAIFGDYSLNPFDEENSERLIIIAKK
- a CDS encoding SpoIIE family protein phosphatase; this encodes MSAFLLKGQFSKPFVKNYTPKDYNAFFQNWDAVQDKKGVMYFANNYGVLVFSGNKWDVIGAPNGSIIRSLVLNNEGKVVAGGYNEIGIIESDKQGNPAFNSITTSLAEEFQDFGSVWNIVQLKNSTYFSTDRYILKYENNKLSKVADKGGKLFSKVGSTIYLSTDSSGLMKFENEQLQELPRGNFFSKMKIYAVVENRNGIMVVTKDDGLYFYSTDTIYEVGDAKTKAIFKQSDLYSAAVLPDGNICISTLKNGVIILNQIGEIEEIFNKQSGVQHQTCWKTFFDKQGNLWLMLDKGITKIEYNSPFSSYNTNGEIEGTIMSIARFNNNMFVATSVGLYQSKTTTTPFGDKLEFRLIPDIKSQCWDLLEINDRILVASSGGVFGINKQDQVIRYNNDIVYVLKKSSYYSNLIFTGREDGLSLVNFNQGWKEDKILEVNTQVRSIYEETEQNIWLGTYVNGAINFNYQLTDDFKLLSSKAKNYSYDEGLKGLEVDVFNYNNEVVFSTDIGLMKKKVKNGKIIFYPDTTLGKSFSNSTRLVYRLMEDNFHNVWMYAPISGVVNNEPLGFVKEHNDNYSFNYQQFNRLPQGIIYAIYPDYNSDVWLGGVEGLFKYNHLKNSVKYNAIFYTLLNKVSISNDSIIHVGVFGLPKSTYEINYENNNIQFEFSCTNFLNEQQNQFQYKLEGFDDDWSEWTTESKKQYTNLFEGNYTFKVRSRNAFNDLGIETVFRFKIIPPWYRGWLAYVVYVLALALFIWFIVKLSVYRLKLANLKLEGIIKLRTKEIREKNEQLLDALTDIKDSINYAKRLQEAILPKQSEIDSVFPENFVFFAPRDIVSGDFYWLSERNNNKLFVVADCTGHGVPGAFVSMLGNDLLNHIVNDETINNPALILTLLNQGVQNAFRSTDVKTNSNDGMDISIISINEKLMLKYSGANRPLFIVRKNELIELKPDKTAIGGRTAFEFKFEEQSFQLHKNDLIYMFSDGFADQFGGANNKKYLIKRLKDLLLKNAMLTMVAQKEILKNEFLEWKKEVNQLDDVLVTGIKI